A window from Candidatus Hydrogenedentota bacterium encodes these proteins:
- a CDS encoding TIM barrel protein: MNRRTLLRAATLAPAAGALMPASAAPYSYHLRYAPRIGFLNAPIPDQLQAYADAGFKAFEYNGLPRHSNEEIAGFRKKMDALGLNMGVFVVNSGGWKASATVDKQYHAKFFEDVKRAVEIHNIIGNECATVTTGLAVPQLSFTEQTANCVEAFRRAAEMAEKTKMVFVLEPLNIRVDHAGYFVVYSDHGAEIVERVNHPNFRLLFDMYHQQISEGNLINHIRKHWDKIGYFQVGDVPGRREPGTGEVNWSNVFKAIHEKGYKGILGMEHGLSGGVGPAGMQKCFDAYRKADQWS; encoded by the coding sequence ATGAACCGCCGCACCCTCCTCCGCGCCGCCACGCTTGCGCCCGCCGCCGGAGCCCTCATGCCCGCCTCGGCCGCCCCCTACAGCTACCACCTGCGCTATGCCCCGCGTATCGGCTTTCTCAACGCTCCTATCCCCGATCAACTGCAAGCCTACGCCGACGCCGGTTTCAAAGCGTTCGAGTACAACGGCCTGCCGCGCCACTCGAACGAAGAGATCGCCGGCTTCCGCAAGAAGATGGATGCGCTCGGCCTGAACATGGGCGTCTTCGTCGTCAACTCCGGCGGCTGGAAGGCTTCGGCCACGGTCGACAAGCAGTATCACGCCAAGTTCTTCGAAGACGTGAAGCGCGCGGTGGAGATCCACAACATCATCGGCAACGAGTGCGCCACGGTCACCACCGGCCTCGCCGTGCCGCAGTTGAGCTTCACCGAACAGACGGCCAATTGCGTCGAGGCTTTCCGCCGCGCCGCCGAAATGGCCGAGAAGACCAAGATGGTCTTCGTGCTCGAGCCGCTGAACATCCGCGTCGACCATGCCGGTTACTTCGTCGTCTATAGCGACCACGGCGCCGAGATCGTCGAGCGCGTCAACCACCCCAACTTCCGCCTGCTGTTCGACATGTACCACCAGCAGATCTCCGAAGGAAACCTCATCAATCACATCCGCAAGCACTGGGACAAGATCGGCTACTTCCAGGTGGGCGACGTTCCGGGCCGCCGCGAACCGGGCACGGGCGAGGTGAACTGGAGCAACGTCTTCAAGGCCATCCACGAGAAGGGTTACAAGGGCATTCTCGGCATGGAACACGGGCTGTCGGGCGGCGTCGGTCCGGCCGGCATGCAGAAGTGCTTTGACGCCTACCGCAAAGCGGACCAGTGGAGCTAG